In Quercus robur chromosome 11, dhQueRobu3.1, whole genome shotgun sequence, the following proteins share a genomic window:
- the LOC126706763 gene encoding pumilio homolog 6, chloroplastic-like codes for MATESPIRMSETSGKWPTHKEAVTFAASSASMAAEELGLLLKGRGFQVSGRDAVPNRSGSAPPSMEGSFLSQQTHNLNASLESLNNAFKNFESEEQVRSDPAYVAFYRANINQNPRLPLPLPSSENCRLVRHIGSFGNNWMLASVDDSGNGSLRMSHGPLSTHKEESEDDQSPQKPYDDRVDGTSGFWAGQDVASLAGQHKNVVDLIQEDFPRTPSPVYSQSNLLSQGVVDEAVDHDALIGTSNGVSSTLGSDDRRISSDSDPLAAPTSSSSSHARTGRADVNDSDVTAMEFQMKSLNISNLPNSENQKNQEQRQCSSQNNLLQHQVHQQQSNLSQAPSAKSRVISQGVNCAYIGVDQVLHNPSKFAAEVQPVLQSSGFTPPLYATAAAYMASTNPFYPNVQAPGLYSPQFVGGYALNPAAVPPYIAGYPPNGAVPVVVDGTAGPSYTAQTSGVSTGGNIAHGADMQHLSKLFGQFGFPLQSSFGDPIYMQYHQHPYGEAYSGITGQLDPLASRGGVNIGNQASVLDSQRGSNNAGYLEDHKFSHQINGGPSHFNPGRGGMMSPSYYGSPSNMGFVMQYPNSPLASPVLPGSPVGGTSIPGGRNEMRFAPGSGRNAGVYPGWQGQRGFESFGDPKIYNFLEELKSGKGRRFELSDIVGHIVEFSADQHGSRFIQQKLENCTGEEKASVFKEVLPHASKLMTDVFGNYVIQKFFEYGSPEQRKELANQLTGQVLPLSMQMYGCRVIQKALEVIEPEQKAQLVRELDGHVMRCVRDQNGNHVIQKCIESVPTEKIGFIISAFRGQVAMLSTHPYGCRVIQRVLEHCTNELQCQFIVDEILESVCTLAQDQYGNYVTQHVLERGKPHERSQIISKLSGHIVQLSQHKFASNVIEKCLEYGGPTERELLIGEIFGHNEGTDNLLTMMKDQFANYVVQKILEICSDNQRAVLLARVRVHAHALKKYTYGKHIVARFEQLFGEENPVAGS; via the exons ATGGCGACAGAGAGTCCAATTAGAATGTCAGAAACTAGTGGAAAATGGCCCACCCATAAGGAGGCTGTGACATTTGCGGCATCATCTGCTAGTATGGCAGCAGAGGAGTTGGGATTGCTTCTCAAGGGCCGTGGGTTTCAAGTCAGTGGCAGGGATGCTGTCCCTAATCGAAGTGGAAGTGCACCCCCAAGCATGGAAGGTTCATTTTTGTCCCAGCAGACCCACAACTTGAATGCAAGCTTGGAAAGTCTGAACAATGCTTTTAAGAACTTTGAGTCTGAGGAACAAGTGCGTTCTGATCCAGCTTATGTAGCTTTTTACCGTGCCAATATCAACCAGAATCCCCGGCTTCCTTTGCCCCTTCCCTCATCAGAGAATTGCCGTCTGGTACGCCATATTggtagttttggaaataacTGGATGTTGGCTTCTGTGGATGATAGTGGCAATGGCTCCTTGCGTATGTCTCACGGACCCCTTTCTACTCACAAAGAAGAGTCTGAAGATGATCAGTCACCTCAAAAGCCTTATGACGATCGGGTAGATGGGACAAGTGGGTTTTGGGCTGGGCAGGATGTGGCTTCATTAGCGGGCCAACACAAGAATGTGGTTGATTTAATACAG GAAGATTTTCCCCGCACTCCATCACCTGTATATAGTCAGTCTAACTTGTTAAGTCAAGGAGTAGTGGATGAAGCAGTTGACCATGATGCCCTTATTGGCACATCAAATGGCGTTTCATCTACTCTTGGTTCAGATGATAGAAGGATATCATCAGATTCTGATCCTTTAGCTGCGCCTACTTCAAGCTCATCATCTCATGCTCGTACAGGAAGAGCGGATGTTAATGATTCAGATGTTACTGCTATGGAATTTCAAATGAAGTCTCTTAATATATCTAACCTTCCAAAttcagaaaatcaaaaaaaCCAAGAACAACGGCAGTGTAGCAGCCAGAATAACTTGTTGCAACACCAGGTACACCAACAACAAAGCAATTTATCTCAAGCTCCATCTGCCAAGTCTCGAGTGATATCTCAAGGTGTAAACTGTGCATACATTGGTGTGGATCAGGTTCTCCATAATCCTAGCAAGTTTGCAGCGGAGGTACAGCCCGTGCTTCAGTCATCTGGGTTCACACCTCCACTCTATGCTACCGCAGCAGCCTACATGGCTTCAACAAACCCTTTTTACCCTAATGTCCAGGCCCCAGGCTTATATTCCCCACAGTTTGTAGGTGGATATGCTTTGAATCCTGCAGCTGTTCCTCCATATATTGCTGGATACCCTCCCAATGGTGCTGTACCTGTTGTCGTTGATGGAACTGCTGGTCCAAGCTATACTGCTCAAACATCTGGGGTTTCAACTGGGGGAAACATTGCACATGGAGCTGATATGCAACATTTAAGCAAGTTATTTGGACAATTTGGTTTTCCACTACAAAGTTCTTTTGGTGATCCTATATACATGCAATACCATCAACATCCTTATGGAGAGGCATATAGTGGTATTACTGGTCAGCTTGATCCATTGGCATCTAGAGGTGGTGTTAATATTGGGAACCAGGCGAGTGTTCTTGATTCACAGAGAGGATCCAACAATGCTGGTTATTTGGAGGACCACAAATTCAGTCATCAGATAAATGGAGGCCCAAGTCATTTTAACCCAGGAAGAGGGGGGATGATGAGTCCTAGCTATTATGGAAGCCCTTCAAACATGGGTTTTGTGATGCAGTACCCGAACTCACCACTTGCTAGTCCAGTTTTACCAGGATCTCCTGTAGGTGGGACCAGTATTCCGGGGGGCAGAAATGAAATGAGATTTGCTCCGGGCTCTGGTAGAAATGCTGGTGTATATCCTGGATGGCAAGGTCAAAGGGGCTTTGAGAGTTTTGGTGAccccaaaatatataattttctgGAAGAGTTAAAATCAGGCAAAGGCCGAAGATTTGAGCTATCTGATATCGTAGGTCATATTGTTGAATTCAG TGCTGATCAACATGGGAGTCGATTTATTCAGCAGAAGTTGGAAAATTGTACTGGAGAAGAGAAGGCATCTGTATTTAAAGAAGTTCTTCCACATGCTTCCAAGCTAATGACTGATGTATTTGGTAACTACGTTATTCAGAAG TTTTTTGAGTATGGAAGCCCTGAGCAGAGAAAGGAACTTGCTAATCAACTCACAGGTCAAGTGTTGCCTTTAAGTATGCAGATGTATGGCTGTCGTGTAATCCAAAAG GCACTTGAGGTTATTGAGCCTGAACAGAAAGCACAGCTTGTCCGAGAGCTGGATGGACATGTTATGAGATGTGTTCGTGATCAAAACGGGAATCATGTAATACAAAAGTGCATTGAGAGTGTTCCAACAGAGAAAATTGGGTTTATAATATCTGCTTTTCGTGGTCAAGTTGCAATGCTTTCTACGCATCCTTATGGTTGCCGTGTCATACAG AGAGTTTTAGAGCATTGTACAAATGAGCTGCAGTGTCAGTTTATAGTGGATGAGATTTTGGAGTCTGTTTGTACTCTTGCTCAAGACCAGTATGGCAATTATGTCACCCAG CATGTACTGGAGAGGGGAAAGCCTCATGAAAGAAGCCAGATTATAAGCAAGTTGTCAGGACATATTGTACAACTGAGCCAGCATAAATTTGCATCAAACGTTATTGAGAAATGTTTGGAGTATGGTGGCCCCACTGAACGAGAACTATTAATTGGGGAGATTTTTGGGCATAATGAAGGAACTGATAatttattg